TAACCGGCCTGTTGCTGGTGGACAGCCTGCTGGCTGGCGAGATCGATATCTTCTGGAACGCCATTACCCATCTGATCCTGCCCGCATCGGTGCTGGGCTTTTTCAGCCTGGCCTATATTGCCCGCATGACGCGCAGCTTCATGCTGGATCAGCTCAGCCAGGAATTTGTGACCACCGCACGGGTCAAGGGTGTGCCTGAGCGCGTGGTGATCTGGCGCCATGCGTTCAATCCGATCCGCGTGCCGCTGATTACCGTGATCGGGCTGAGCTATGCCGGGCTGCTGGAAGGCTCAGTGATGATCGAGACCGTGTTCTCCTGGCCGGGGATCGGCAATTACCTGACCACGGCGCTGCTCAATGCCGACATGAATGCCGTGCTCGGCTCGACGCTGGTGATCGGCGCGGTGTTCATCTTCATCAACAAGATTTCGGACGTGCTGTATCGCGTCCTCGACCCGAGGGCCCGCTGATGACCACCAGAGACTGGCTGCTCGAAGACTCCCCGACCTCGCGGCTGCAGGCCAATGCGGGACGGGCCTATCGGGTGTTTACCGCGCTGCTGCGCAATCCGCTGTCGGTGCTGGGCGGGATCATCATCCTGGTGCTGATCTTCACAGCAATCTTTGCACCGTGGCTGGCGCCCTATTCTGCCATTGGGCAGGATCTGGGAAACCGGCTGCAGCCCCCCTCCTCCGTGCATCTGATGGGTACCGATGAGCTGGGTCGCGATATCTTTTCACGGGTGATCTGGGGTAGCCAGATCACCCTGACAATCGTCGGACTGGTGGCGCTGATCTCGGCGCCGCTGGGGCTGCTGGTGGGTGCAGTGGCGGGCTATTTCGGCGGCTGGACCGACCGGCTGCTGATGGGGTTCACCGATATCTTCTTGTCGATGCCCAAGCTGATCCTGGCGCTGGCCTTTGTGGCAGCGCTTGGACCGGGCATCAACAATGCCATTATCGCCATCGCCATTACCGCGTGGCCTGCCTATGCGCGTATCGCCCGGGCTGAGACACTGACCATCCGCAATTCGGAATTCATCGCAGCGGTGCAGTTGCAGGGCGCCTCACCCATGCGGGTGATCGTGCAGCATGTGCTGCCGTTGTGCACGAGCTCGATGATCATCCGGGTGACGCTGGACATGGCCGGGGTGATTTTGACTGCTGCCGGGCTTGGGTTTATCGGGCTGGGCGCACAGCCACCGCTGCCCGAATGGGGCGCGATGATCTCGCGCGGGCGCACCTTCATTCTCGATCAGTGGTGGGTAGCGACCATGCCGGGCTTTGCCATCATCATTGTCAGCCTGGGCTTCTGCTTCCTCGGCGACGGGTTGCGTGACGTGCTCGACCCCAAGAATGAGGGCAAGTGATGGCGCCGATGCTGAGCGTTGAAAACCTGCGGGTAAGCTTTCCCACCCATCGCGGCCGGGTCGAAGTGGTCAAGGGCATTTCGTTTGAGCTGGGCCGCGAGCGGCTGGGCATTGTGGGCGAAAGCGGCTCGGGCAAGTCGATGACCGGGCGCGCAATCCTCAAACTGATCCGCAAGCCGGGGCTGGTGACGGCCGACCGACTGGAATTTGACGGGATCGACATTCGCGCCCAGAGCGAAAAGCAGATGCGGTCCGTACGCGGCGCGCGCATTTCGATGGTGATGCAGGACCCAAAGTTCTCGCTGAACCCGGTGATGACGGTGGGCGAGCAGATCGCCGAAGCGTTGGTGACGCATGAGAAACTGAGCCGGCGCGAAGTCGATGAGCGCATTCTGGCCATGCTCGAGGCGGTGCGGATCAATGATCCCAAGCGCGTGGCGGGGCTGTATCCGCATGAGGTTTCGGGCGGCATGGGGCAGCGGGTGATGATCGCCATGATGCTGATCCCTGAGCCCGAACTGCTGATTGCCGATGAGCCGACCTCGGCGCTCGATGTGAGTGTTCAGGCGCAGGTGCTTGATATCATTGACGACCTTGTGACGCGTAAGGGGATGGGCCTGATCCTGATCAGTCATGACCTCAATCTGGTCAGCCGCTATTGCGACCGCATTCTGGTGATGAATGCGGGCACGGTCGTGGAGGAATGTGCGGCCGGGCAGCTCGATCAGGCGCAGCATCCCTATACCCGCGGCCTGCTGGCAGCGATGCCGACAATCAATGAGAACCGCGACGAGCTACCGGTGCTCGACCGCAGCCAATGGGCGGGCACATGAGCGCGATCAGACTGGACAATCTGGATATTTCCTATGGCGACACCAAGGTGGTGCATGGGGTGAGCCTGGACATTGCCGAGGGCGAGAGCTTCGCGCTGGTGGGTGAGAGCGGCTCGGGCAAGTCGACCATTTTGCGGGCTATTGCCGGGCTGGCACCCGAGTGGACCGGCCAGATCGAGGTGCTGGGTGCCCCGCGCAGCCACGGCGTGGATCGCACTGTGGCGCGGCAGGTGCAGATGGTGTTTCAGGACCCCTATGGCTCGCTGCATCCGCGCAAGACCATTGACGCCACGCTGAGCGAGCCACTGACCATTCACGGCATTGGCGATCGCGATGCGCGGGTGGAACAGATGCTGACCCAGGTGGGGCTGGACCGGCGCTTCCGGTTCCGCTTTCCGCACCAGCTCTCGGGCGGGCAGCGGCAGCGCGTGGCGATTGCCCGGGCGCTGATGCTGGAGCCCAAGGTGCTGCTGCTGGACGAGCCCACCTCGGCGCTGGATGTGTCCGTACAGGCAGAAATTCTCAACCTGCTCAAGCGATTGCGGGCCGAACAGGGCCTGACCTATCTGGTGGTGACTCATAATCTGCCGGTGGTGAGTTTTCTGTGCGACCGCCTGGCGGTGATGCGGCATGGCCGGATCGTCGAGGTGGCCGATGTGGCCCAGCTCAAGCACGGCGCGCTGGTGGAGCCCTATTCGCAGGAATTGCTGGCGGCGACAGAGGGGCGCGTGACCGCCTGACGACACTCGCCTCCCCCGCCCCCAGCAATATGCGCGACGTGCGGGGCACGAATTTTACGACCCAAGGACGATATTGATGACTGACTTTTCTGCTGCCATTGCCACGTTTGATGCGGCGATTTCCGAAGCCAAGGGCGCCGAGGCTGCGTTCAAGGCCCTGCAGACGCTGACCGAGGCCACTGTGGGCACCAAGCTGTTCACCTTCATGACCGTGGACATGACCGCCGAGCTGGCGCGTCGTGCCTATACCAGCGATCCGACGAACTATCCCGGCTCCGGCACCAAGCCTATCCGTTATGACAGCTGGTTCGACATCGTGCACAAGCAGCGGCAGTATTTCGTCGCCAATACCATTGCCGACATCGCCAAGGTATTCCCCGACTACGAGCTGATCGACTCGCTGGGCTGCCAGAGCGTGGTCAATATGCCAGTCGTGATCGGCGGCGAGCTGATTGGCACGGTCAACATGTTGCACGAAGACGGCTATTACACCCCTGAGCGCGTACAGCTGATCCGCGACGTGCTGGCCGTGCCCGCCAAGCTGGCAGCACTGGTCGCTGCCCGGTAGGTCTTGCTGCGGCTGGAATGAACAAGCCCGCGGCACATGCTGCGGGCTGTTTTGTTTGTGCTCGGCTCTACAGCAAAGATGCCTTGACTTCCTGCCGCTCCAGCCAGTTCAGTATGGTCTGGTTGGTTTCCTGCGGCTTTTCCTGCTGGATCCAATGGCCGCAATCGAGATTGACGACCTCCACATTGGGCACGAAGTCCGACAAGTTTTCCGACTTCGCGACCGGATCCTGATCGCCATAGATCATCAGCGCGGGTTGCTGGATGATCGGGTTCGCATCGGCCAAGAGGTGCCAGTTGCGATCAAGGTTTCGGTACCAGTTGATACTGCCCGTGAACCCCGATGCTTCGAAGGCGGACACAAACACAGCCAGTTCGCTATCGCTCATGACCGGTTCGCCGGAGGGCGTTTCCTGTCGGGCGAGATTGATCATCATCATGCCGGGTTCTAGCGCCATGGGCGGCTGGTTCTTGCGGTAGAGATTGCGCAGGAACCGGGAAGTGTTCTGGTCGAGTACGGCGTCGGCAACGCCCGGCTGCCGGTTGAAATGAACGAAATAGAAATCGCCGCCAAGGATGGTTTCCATCATCTCGACCCAGGGCTTTTCCCAACGTTCCTGATAGGGGACGCTGAGGTTTATCAACCGCTTCACTCGGCCCGGATGCAACAAGGCTAGCCCCCAGACGACCATTGAACCCCAGTCATGACCGACAAAGGTGGCATCCTGATATCGGTAGTGATCGAGAAGCCCGACGAGATCACCGGTTAGGTGTTCGATGTCATAGTCGGTGACGGCGCCTGGACGCGATGAGTTGCCGTAGCCGCGCTGATTGGGGACGATGACATGGTAGCCAGCCGCGACGAGGGCGGGCACCTGATGCCGCCAGGAAAATGCATGCTCTGGCCAGCCGTGACACAGCACTATCGGTCGGCCCGCATTTTCGCGCCCTGCTTCAAAGACTTCGAGCTCAACACCGTTGACTGAAATCAGGGTGGGCGTGGGGAACTGGCTCTGACTAATCATTGTGCGCCTCCCTTCCCATTGCGGGATTGGTCAGAGGTCGCGTTGTGCCTGAGATGATGCCTGCTGCAGAGGGCTATGGATGTGCGCTGCAATTTCGAAATCTCCTTGCTGAGGTTTACAGCGCCTGCCTAAAATCCAATGGTGCCAAATTCTGGCACCATTGAAGCGTAACCTGGCGATATGAACTTACGTCATCGGTTAGACGCCATCGTGCGCAGCCTTCGCCGCAACGGCACCTCGACAATCGGCGAACTGGCGGCGCAGGTGGGCGCATCCAGACGCACGGTTTTGCGCGATATCAGCACGCTGCGTGATGAGGGCTTCGTGATCCATTCCGAACCCGGTCGTGGGGGCGGCCTGCAACTTGATGCGCAATCGGTTCAGACCACAGCCCGCCTGTCGGTGGCCGAGGTCTTTGCGTTGCTCATCAGCGTTGCGTCAATGCGGGCCGCTGGTGGCCTGCCGTTTCTGGGGCTGGCAGATGCCGGGCTCGCCAAGCTCGAGAAGGCCCTGCCCCCCGACAAGGTGCGCGACCTGCGGCGGTTTCTTGATTGCCTGTATGTCGGGCCCCTCTCGCCACAGGTGAACATTTCGGATCTGGGCGAGATGGACCCGGACCTGTTGCCTGCATTCGAGACTGCATTTCTGGAACAGCTACACCTGCGGTTTCAGTACCGCGATGCGAAAGGGGCGATCACCAGCCGGCGGGTCGAGCCGCAAGCCATGCTGATCCTGCCACCCCTTTGGTATCTGGTGGCGTGGGATCCCGTGCGGGATGACTTCCGGCATTTCCGCATGGACCGGATCAGCAGCCCGGAAGTTGTCGCGGAGACATCTTTCCGGCGCCGATTTGTGCCCTTTGACGATGGCGTGTCTCCCGTCCGCGGTCAGCCGCGCCAAGCCTGACTGGGCGCGCAAGAAGACGGGGCAGCACCGGACGCGCGTCTTGTAGCTAGTTCCACTGCCACCAGTTCCGCTCGAGTTCGGGGCGCAACTGGCGGTCGATCAGCCCGGCGTCGTAGGCGGATGCATGACGCGGGTCATCCTTGGCGACAATTTCAATGACCATGGTGCCGCCGGCCTTGGTGATCGTATCAATCTGGGGCGCCTCGTATTTGGTCGATGTGCCACCGAACCAGCCGTCACTCGTGGCCGCGCTGCCGCCGGAGCTCTTGAATGCCGAGGACGTTGCGATGTCTTCGCCCAAAATCACGAAGCGATCGCGTCCGCTGGCAAGTGTCAGTTCTGATGCGCGCAACAGCGCGAAATTCTGCACCATTTCGCGCGTGGTGTTTTCATTGCCCCGAACGTTGATGCGATGGACAAACTCGGAGACGCGCAGATCGGTGTAGCCGCCATCGCCACTCATGGGGCCATATGTTGTCGCGCAAGCGCTGGTGGCCAGGGCGACCAGAAAAACGGCGACTGCCTTAGAAACTGGAAAATACACGTGCTGCTCCAAACTGGTGGCTTCGCTGCTCGAAACCGACCGGCATGTTTAGGGCATCGTGCGTTTGGCAGTAGTCAGGATTTTTCCGATAGACATTCCGTGATTAGCCAAAGTGCGCGCAAAGCCAGTGCGGCTCGCACGGGATCAGTAGTCACGGCCCCTTTCGGCGCTGGTGGGCTCAATAAGGTGTTCCAGATCGGTCCGAAGCACCGCAACGATACCGGCTGCACGATAGTCGATTTCGGCATTGCCTTGGATGCTTGCTGACAGGACGCGCTCGATCATGCGCGATCCGAAGCCGCGCCGCGTGGGACTGGCGACGGGTGGGCCGCCGCTCTCGGTCCAGACCAACTCGAACTTGCCGCCATCAATTGTCCAGTTGATGGTGACATCACCGGTATCGCTGGACAGTGCGCCGTATTTCACCGCATTGGTCGCCAGCTCATGCATGGCAAGCGCAATGGCTGTTGCCGCACGCGAAGAGACTTCGACTTCGTCACCGCCCGCATGGATGCGCGTGGACCCACCACTATCGAAAGGCGCGGTGGCCGAGGCAACGATGTCGGCGAGGCGCGCCTGTGCCCAACCGCGATCGGTCAGCACATCGTGCGCGCCGGCGAGTGCCTGGAGGCGCTGCGTGATGGTGCTGGCTACGTCGGGGGAGACATCGGCACTGCGGAGGGACTGTCCGACGATGGACTGAACGGTGGCCAAGGTGTTCTTTACGCGGTGGCTCATTTCCTTGGTGAGCAGGTCTCGGTGGTTTTCCGCCTGCTTTCTGGCTGTAATGTCCTGCGACACGCCAGCCATCGAGATGGGTTTACCGTCAGCATCAAAGCGAGTCTGCGCGCGAACCTCGATCCAGCGTAGTTCGCCAGACGGGGTACGAATTCGATAATCGACTTCCAGATCACCACTGCCTGCCAGAGCCTGCTGGAAGGCATGGCGCCAGTGTTCGATGTCTTCGAGCAGAATGGCCGCCAGCAGATCCTGATAGGTGAAGGTGTCCGAGGCCTCGCGGCCGAAATTGGCCTTGCATGGACCTGACGCGACGAGCCTCTGCTCGCTTAGATCGAGGGTCCAGGCCCCCAGTCGGCCGGCTGCAAGCGTGAATCTCAACCGGTCCTCGGACGCGGTCAGATCGCTGACGCGGCGCGACACCTCGCCCTCCAGAGCGTCACGGTCCTGGGCGACACGGACCAGCCTCTCACGCTCTGGCGTGATGTCGAACTGCGATGCGAAATAGAAACTGAGTTCGCCTTCATTGAAGACGGGCGATACCAGCAGCCGGTTCCAGAACGTGGTACCGTCCTTGCGGTAGTTCAGCAGATCCAGCTCAATGGGCACACGACGCGCGATTGCCTCACGCATCCGCGTGACGTCCTGTGCATTGGTGCCTGCCCCCTGCAGAAACCGGCAATTGCGCCCCAGTGTTTCCTCGCGTGAGTAGCCCGTCAGTCTGGCGAAGGCGTCATTCACGAACACGATCGGGTTGTCTGGCTGGCGCGGATCGGTGATCAGCATGGGCATGCGCGTGGCGCGCACGGCAGCGGCGAACGGGTCCGTTCCACCGCGACCCTCGCGCTGAATTTCGAACTCAATCCGCCGCTCTTCATTGGTGTTGGTCATGGAATTCCCTTTGTCTGCAGCAGGGAAATCCCAGCATCGCCAAATCAATCAACGCAATTGATGTGCGCCGAGTTCATCCTCGTCATATCAAAAAAGTCGTCAAGGCGCCGCTATGGGGCTGGGACCCCCAGATTTTGCCAATGAAAGAGGGGCTCGCGCACTGAAGAATGTGAGGACGCGGCCTGACAATCGTCATGCGCACCCCTCCCTTTCAGGGAGCGGTGCGGTCGAATTGACGTCAGCCTGCCTGGGACATGAGTGAGGCATTGCCGCCAGCGGCCGTGGTGTCGATACACACATGGCGTTCGAGCAGCAGGCGGCTGGCATCGTCAGGAGAAGTCAGCAGCGGAATGAGGGCGCCCTCGCGTTCGCTCAGCGCGATGCGAATACGGCCCAGATCGGGGTCCTCAGCGAAATAGGCGACGGCATCGAAGCTGTCGCTGTCACGCAGGCCTTCAAGATCAAGCTCGGCCAGAAGGGCAGTATTGCCCAGGCTGGCGCAGATGACGGCCTGGGCCTGCTGATCGGCCGGGGTGGGGCCTAGGCAAAGCACGCGACCGCGCGGGGCCGAATGCATGATGTTGCTCTCTCCGGTCGGGCCCGGCAGCACCACGGGGGCGCTATCGGTGGGGCCCGGCGCCGTGGTGAAGCGCTGCACATAGTGCGGCCCGCCCGCCTTGGGCCCGGTGCCCGAGAGCCCTTCGCCACCGAAAGGCTGGGAGCCAACCACGGCACCGATCTGATTGCGGTTGATATAGATATTGCCGGCCCGGACAGCACGGGACACGGCCGTGACGCGCGAGGAGATGCGGGTGTGCATACCGAAGGTCAGGCCATAGCCCGAGGCGTTGATGTCGGCGATGACTGCATCGATCTGGTCTGCCTTGAAGGTGGCGATATGCAGCACCGGCCCGAAGATTTCCTCGGCGATCTCAGCAATGCCGTTCACCTTGAGCACGGCAGGCGCGACATAGGTGCCGCCGACCGGTGCCTTCAAGTGATGAATCAACTTGCCCGCCTTGACGTAAGTGTCGATGTGCGCTTGAATTTTTGCCCGAGCGGGCTCGTCGATGACGGGACCTATATCGTTGGCAAGCGTCCAGGGATCGCCCAGCGTCAGCTCGTCCATGGCGCCCTTGAGCATCTCGATGGTGCGTTCGGCAGCATCTTCCTGCAGGTAGAGAATGCGCAGCGCCGAACAGCGCTGGCCGGCCGACTGGAAGGCCGATGCGATGATGTCGCGCACGGCCTGTTCGGGCAGTGCAGTGGAGTCGACGATCATGGCATTAAGGCCGCCCGTTTCCGCCACAAGCGGCGCGGTGGCAGGCAGATGGGTCGCCATGGCCCGATCAATACGGCGCGCGGTGGGCAGCGAGCCGGTAAAGACCACGCCGGCAATGGCCGGGTTGGAGGTCAGTGCGTTGCCCACCTCACCCGCACCGGGAAGCAATTGCAGCGCATCGGCCGGAATGCCGGCCTCATGCAGCAGCTGGACCGCGCGGAAAGCGATGAGCGGGGTTTGCGGGGCTGGCTTGGCCAGCACAGGATTGCCAGCAACCAAAGCAGCTGCGATCTGGCCGGTGAAGATGGCCAACGGGAAGTTCCAGGGCGAGATGGCGGCAATGGGGCCGCGGGCGCTGGCCAGCGGCAGCAGTTCGGCCTGTTCGGCATAGTAACGCAGGAAGTCGACGGCTTCGCGCACCTCGGCAATCGCGTCGGCCCAGGACTTACCGGCCTCGCGGGCCAGCAGGGCGAACAATTCGGCGCTGTGGGTTTCGTAGAGGTCAGCCGCAGTGCGCAGGGCGGCAGTGCGGATGCCCACAGGGGTCTGGGACCAGTTGGCGGCGACTGCAGCATCGATGGCGGCGGCGACGTCATCGGTGGTGGCATCGGTGACGCTGCCGATGGTGTCGGTGTGTCTGGCCGGGTTGATCATGTTCACAGGCGTCCCGGCCTCTTTGCGCAGGGGCGCGGTAAGCGGGGTCGCGTGCCATTTGGTGGTCGCGAAGGCATCTCGGGCGGTCTGCATGGCCGGGAAGGCGACGGGGTCGGTCAGATCAAGGCCAGCCGAATTGATGCGCTCGCCAAAAATGGCCGATGGCGCAGGAATGACGGGGTTGGGGATGGCGTCGCCCAGCGCCAGTGTCTTGGCAATAGGGTCTTCGGCAACGGCGGCGGCCGGAATGTCCTCATCGGCAATCTGATAGACAAAAGAGCCATTGGCGCCGTTTTCAAGCAGGCGGCGAACCAGATAGGCCAGCAAATCCTTGTGGGCACCGACGGGGGCATAGATGCGGGTGCGGGTGCCCGCAGTGGTGCGCAGCACATCCTGCAGCCGTTCACCCATGCCATGCAGACGCTGGAATTCGAAGGTATCGGTGCCCTGCCCGATTTCCTCGGCCAGATGCAGCACGGCGGCAGCAGTATGGGCGTTGTGGGTGGCGAACTGGGGATAGATATTCTTGGCGGCAAACAGCTTGCGCGCTGCAGCGATATAGCTGATGTCGGTTGAGGCCTTGCGGGTAAAGACCGGATAGTCGGGCAGACCCTGGACCTGGGCGCGCTTGATCTCGGCGTCCCAATAGGCGCCCTTGACCAGTCGCACCATGATGCGGCGATCAAGCGCCCTGGCG
The DNA window shown above is from Devosia litorisediminis and carries:
- a CDS encoding ABC transporter permease, translated to MTTRDWLLEDSPTSRLQANAGRAYRVFTALLRNPLSVLGGIIILVLIFTAIFAPWLAPYSAIGQDLGNRLQPPSSVHLMGTDELGRDIFSRVIWGSQITLTIVGLVALISAPLGLLVGAVAGYFGGWTDRLLMGFTDIFLSMPKLILALAFVAALGPGINNAIIAIAITAWPAYARIARAETLTIRNSEFIAAVQLQGASPMRVIVQHVLPLCTSSMIIRVTLDMAGVILTAAGLGFIGLGAQPPLPEWGAMISRGRTFILDQWWVATMPGFAIIIVSLGFCFLGDGLRDVLDPKNEGK
- a CDS encoding ABC transporter ATP-binding protein — encoded protein: MAPMLSVENLRVSFPTHRGRVEVVKGISFELGRERLGIVGESGSGKSMTGRAILKLIRKPGLVTADRLEFDGIDIRAQSEKQMRSVRGARISMVMQDPKFSLNPVMTVGEQIAEALVTHEKLSRREVDERILAMLEAVRINDPKRVAGLYPHEVSGGMGQRVMIAMMLIPEPELLIADEPTSALDVSVQAQVLDIIDDLVTRKGMGLILISHDLNLVSRYCDRILVMNAGTVVEECAAGQLDQAQHPYTRGLLAAMPTINENRDELPVLDRSQWAGT
- a CDS encoding ABC transporter ATP-binding protein; protein product: MSAIRLDNLDISYGDTKVVHGVSLDIAEGESFALVGESGSGKSTILRAIAGLAPEWTGQIEVLGAPRSHGVDRTVARQVQMVFQDPYGSLHPRKTIDATLSEPLTIHGIGDRDARVEQMLTQVGLDRRFRFRFPHQLSGGQRQRVAIARALMLEPKVLLLDEPTSALDVSVQAEILNLLKRLRAEQGLTYLVVTHNLPVVSFLCDRLAVMRHGRIVEVADVAQLKHGALVEPYSQELLAATEGRVTA
- a CDS encoding GAF domain-containing protein gives rise to the protein MTDFSAAIATFDAAISEAKGAEAAFKALQTLTEATVGTKLFTFMTVDMTAELARRAYTSDPTNYPGSGTKPIRYDSWFDIVHKQRQYFVANTIADIAKVFPDYELIDSLGCQSVVNMPVVIGGELIGTVNMLHEDGYYTPERVQLIRDVLAVPAKLAALVAAR
- a CDS encoding alpha/beta fold hydrolase, translating into MISQSQFPTPTLISVNGVELEVFEAGRENAGRPIVLCHGWPEHAFSWRHQVPALVAAGYHVIVPNQRGYGNSSRPGAVTDYDIEHLTGDLVGLLDHYRYQDATFVGHDWGSMVVWGLALLHPGRVKRLINLSVPYQERWEKPWVEMMETILGGDFYFVHFNRQPGVADAVLDQNTSRFLRNLYRKNQPPMALEPGMMMINLARQETPSGEPVMSDSELAVFVSAFEASGFTGSINWYRNLDRNWHLLADANPIIQQPALMIYGDQDPVAKSENLSDFVPNVEVVNLDCGHWIQQEKPQETNQTILNWLERQEVKASLL
- a CDS encoding helix-turn-helix transcriptional regulator, whose protein sequence is MNLRHRLDAIVRSLRRNGTSTIGELAAQVGASRRTVLRDISTLRDEGFVIHSEPGRGGGLQLDAQSVQTTARLSVAEVFALLISVASMRAAGGLPFLGLADAGLAKLEKALPPDKVRDLRRFLDCLYVGPLSPQVNISDLGEMDPDLLPAFETAFLEQLHLRFQYRDAKGAITSRRVEPQAMLILPPLWYLVAWDPVRDDFRHFRMDRISSPEVVAETSFRRRFVPFDDGVSPVRGQPRQA
- a CDS encoding CC0125/CC1285 family lipoprotein; translated protein: MYFPVSKAVAVFLVALATSACATTYGPMSGDGGYTDLRVSEFVHRINVRGNENTTREMVQNFALLRASELTLASGRDRFVILGEDIATSSAFKSSGGSAATSDGWFGGTSTKYEAPQIDTITKAGGTMVIEIVAKDDPRHASAYDAGLIDRQLRPELERNWWQWN
- a CDS encoding PAS domain-containing protein produces the protein MTNTNEERRIEFEIQREGRGGTDPFAAAVRATRMPMLITDPRQPDNPIVFVNDAFARLTGYSREETLGRNCRFLQGAGTNAQDVTRMREAIARRVPIELDLLNYRKDGTTFWNRLLVSPVFNEGELSFYFASQFDITPERERLVRVAQDRDALEGEVSRRVSDLTASEDRLRFTLAAGRLGAWTLDLSEQRLVASGPCKANFGREASDTFTYQDLLAAILLEDIEHWRHAFQQALAGSGDLEVDYRIRTPSGELRWIEVRAQTRFDADGKPISMAGVSQDITARKQAENHRDLLTKEMSHRVKNTLATVQSIVGQSLRSADVSPDVASTITQRLQALAGAHDVLTDRGWAQARLADIVASATAPFDSGGSTRIHAGGDEVEVSSRAATAIALAMHELATNAVKYGALSSDTGDVTINWTIDGGKFELVWTESGGPPVASPTRRGFGSRMIERVLSASIQGNAEIDYRAAGIVAVLRTDLEHLIEPTSAERGRDY
- the putA gene encoding bifunctional proline dehydrogenase/L-glutamate gamma-semialdehyde dehydrogenase PutA; amino-acid sequence: MTQSSPIAAIAAARLSLRALNLADETLLVRQLIADTRLDDAARAAISTRAEKLVTTVRKGNRLGLMESFLSEYGLATDEGVALMSLAEALLRVPDSETVDELIHDKVGGSNWTGHFGASSNHLVNFSSLALSLTAEVLGDPEVAPRSAFHRAVARLGEPVIRTAVGQAMRLLGSQFVFGRSIEEAVTRAKKQESNGYTYSYDMLGEAARTSADAARYFDAYANAIARLAPNAKPGGVRDNPGISVKLSALHPRYEFAQRERVMTELVDLTRKLAVAARNANIGFNIDAEEADRLDLSLDIIAEVLATPELAGWDGFGVVVQAYGKRVLPLIDWLDATARALDRRIMVRLVKGAYWDAEIKRAQVQGLPDYPVFTRKASTDISYIAAARKLFAAKNIYPQFATHNAHTAAAVLHLAEEIGQGTDTFEFQRLHGMGERLQDVLRTTAGTRTRIYAPVGAHKDLLAYLVRRLLENGANGSFVYQIADEDIPAAAVAEDPIAKTLALGDAIPNPVIPAPSAIFGERINSAGLDLTDPVAFPAMQTARDAFATTKWHATPLTAPLRKEAGTPVNMINPARHTDTIGSVTDATTDDVAAAIDAAVAANWSQTPVGIRTAALRTAADLYETHSAELFALLAREAGKSWADAIAEVREAVDFLRYYAEQAELLPLASARGPIAAISPWNFPLAIFTGQIAAALVAGNPVLAKPAPQTPLIAFRAVQLLHEAGIPADALQLLPGAGEVGNALTSNPAIAGVVFTGSLPTARRIDRAMATHLPATAPLVAETGGLNAMIVDSTALPEQAVRDIIASAFQSAGQRCSALRILYLQEDAAERTIEMLKGAMDELTLGDPWTLANDIGPVIDEPARAKIQAHIDTYVKAGKLIHHLKAPVGGTYVAPAVLKVNGIAEIAEEIFGPVLHIATFKADQIDAVIADINASGYGLTFGMHTRISSRVTAVSRAVRAGNIYINRNQIGAVVGSQPFGGEGLSGTGPKAGGPHYVQRFTTAPGPTDSAPVVLPGPTGESNIMHSAPRGRVLCLGPTPADQQAQAVICASLGNTALLAELDLEGLRDSDSFDAVAYFAEDPDLGRIRIALSEREGALIPLLTSPDDASRLLLERHVCIDTTAAGGNASLMSQAG